A region of the Megalops cyprinoides isolate fMegCyp1 chromosome 21, fMegCyp1.pri, whole genome shotgun sequence genome:
CCTTACACTTAACAGCTGTAGCTCCACATCGCACTAACATGCCAACACTTACAGCAATTTCTGATTTACCTTATATGTCAGTGTTCGCATTGTTTCAAATTGTTTTGATCCTTTGGATCAGCAACACCTTGCAGTTCTCCTTAGAATCATCAGTCAAATTCTTTGCTCCTGAGATTCCTTCCCTGCCTTGTAGGACTTCATGTTATACTTGGAGTCTCACTTTAGTCCCATGGTGCAAACAGGAAGCCGCTGTAGCAGCTGATGATGTAATTGACCTCTGACATAGACTTATGATTGTACTGTTCTGTTATGTTTGGGAGAGAGTCAGGCATACATACAGTCATGTGTCTTTGTCAACTTACTGTTCGTTGTGGTAGCTGTAGATTTGTTTACTGCCAGTACAAAATGAGTTACTGTGGTACAAGTCTAATTTACAACATTGGCGCCACGTAGTATACTAACGTGCACTGGTAGTGTACTGGAAAACTACTTTTGTGCTAACTAGAGTAGCAACTTGAATACCATGTATCTGCAGTATTTACAGAATGTGTTTCATGTCAGTAAAGCAgtttgaactgaactttgagagacagagacagagagatacagagagagatagaattacagggagagacagcaggacggcgagagtgtgtgtgtgtttgaatgtgtgtgtgtcagttccCAAGATGTCCCTGCCTTGCCCACATCATGCAGGGCCTGCTGGGAGGTCGTGCCGCCTAATAagcatttcctttcttttcctcgCTCCCACTTCATTTCCACTGCGACAGAATTTCTAAGACATGTGGGAGGGGCGTCTCTCCCGGGATAGAAACAcgtgccccccccaccccaccccaccccctctctggAGATCCCCTGAGCCGCATCTCgctgctgtttcctgtcatATCCACTGGAGCCCCCGATTCTGTGAAAAAAGTGCAGTTTCATCTCTTCACAGACaggcagtgtttgtgttgagCAAACGCTAGTGGGTGAGGCACAAGTATGAGAGGGCACTTTATACTGGCATAGCCGCTCCTGCGGAGTGCCAGTCATGATTaactctctgctgtgtctgaaaatggtgaattgtgttttgttttcctgtgggAATCTGGTTACTCCCCTCTAAGCTACTCTTATGGGAATTTGGGTAGGGCAGATGGCCcctctgtgtggctgttttAGTAGTTTTAGTATCAAAGACggtacatttctgtgttttgttttggctgtgGGAGACCAATTAAAAGACAGGTCTTGGTGTGATTCCAAAGCTCTAAAGTTTGCCTCAGATGGCATCTTATGCTAGTGCTGAGTACGAAGTGTGTGAGTGCTTAAAACTTCATTGCACTAGACCAAAAACTACGAATTTAAGTGAATTCACAATCAAACTCACGTACCCTATAGTGAATCATGTTTTGGTTTGCAGATTCTTCACGGGTCAGTGGTACACAACCCCATAAATGACCTTGTCCATAGTATTTTCAGGATGGAAATACTATCGCCTTGGCAAACCCAGCGGAGACTGTGCACCTTATATTAAATCAGTAGCCCATGTGGAGTACCTGTTCTTGTtgttctttgtgtattttttttaaattagcattTCATGGCTATTCACCAGGTTGTATGTCTCTGGTCCATCACCAGGCCAAACCAGAGAATTTTCCAAACCATGCAAGATCAAAGTTGACTTAAAGATGGTTGTGTTTTTGGCAAAAATTGAAACAATGCAGGCTGCTCAGTGAGTAAGCAATTACCATTGCTTCATCTGTTTACCTATCTATGCTTTGACAGTGCAAATGTAATCCCATCAAAACcaattgaaattgaaactgaGATATAGAGAGAGTACAGAGGCTGGGGCTTGGGAGTGTTGGGAGAGGGAGGCTTCATGTGCACAAAAAAGgattcagccattttgtgcttttgatgGCTTGGaggtttgaaaaaaatcatagtgtttttgctgtggagagcaaaTTGGATTCATTGGTTTGTATGAGTCAGTGGTTCAAACCGCATGGTAACTTAACCCATTCGGGGGTTCTTGAAGCCTGAGTGTCCCATGAGTAGAAgaagacacagaaaatgaacataCATAGGAGCTGCCTTTCACTCTTCATCTGAGACCCGCAGAACTGAACGGACAGTCCTGCAAAGTTCTCCTGTCATTGCTGTGTTATTGAATGCCTGTTGTGGGATTGctacatgcagagagagaggccagagtTCTGTGATGCCACAGGGGCCATAACCTGACAGAATCCTTCTTTGTTTCCACAGGATATTCTCCTACCTGGATGTGGTCACGCTCTGCAGGTGTGCCCAGGTGTCTAAGGTAGGCTttacctcctcctccactgttGCCATGGTCTAGATAACTCCAGCCCCTACACATTTTCGTTATTGGTTGCTTAATTATTTACTATCCAATGGGATTCCAGTTTCTTTCTCTTGGTTACTTAAAACCTGAGCAGTTTTAGCACAGTAAGATTGGATGCCTGTTCACaaacagtcagagcagaggccTGATCACCAAACATAGCCTGTTCACTAAACGCAGTTAGGCGTAGGTGTTGCAGTGTTGCCTTTATCTAAAAGGTGAGCTTTACCCAAACACCCTTACCAATCACCTGACTGCCCTTTTCACTCCCCATCACCCATCACCACCTTGCCTATGGTTTTGGTGAGAAAAACCTGTCTGTTTAATTTGTAAAACATGGCTGGTGCTTAATAGAGGACTTTCCTCACATGTTCCCCACTCATTCTCTGTTACCTCCCTTTTTCTTGTACcacccttcacacacacacacacacacacacacacacacacacacacacacacacacacacacacacacctttgagTCCACCTATAATCCACAGCAGTTTGGTCCATGTCAGCCTTTTCAATGTGCACATCTTGAATGTAAGCTGCCATGTAGGCTTTGATAAAGACCATGTTGGAAGTGATGATGCAGTATTCTGAGTGTAAGGTACTGGCCAGTCACCCTGCTTCAGTACTGAGAGTAGGGCAAAAAGCTGTAACACAGTAACTGGCCACGTATGTCCgaatgcatgtatttgtatggtGTGGTATTGTATGTAATTGTAAGGTATAAAAGTATGTGTGGATTGATCATGTGTGTGCCTGGATGCGTATCTGTGTTCGTGTATATGCGCTCACGCGTGTTTGcgtgtatacagtatgttgacTCCCAACCCCCATTCACCTGTGCCTGAGGGGATATGACTCCTGCCTCTCTTGTTAccactttttttcccataagAGCACAGACTGACAGGTCTGCAGGTGTTTGCAGGCTCATTGATTGAGTCATCAGCACTGTGCTCTTGATTAAACGCATTCAGTGCTTCTGATGAATAGTTCTGATGACTAACATCAGGAGGTCCTGTTCTCTTTGACCGGCGCATAGAATAAGGGCTGACTCTCTCCCTGTGAGTCATTTTGTGTTTCCGAGTCAATGAGTGAAGTGccgctgggggctgggggcggtCTGTGGGCCGGGTCATTGTCTCCATTTCGATTACTGCTTAAGGCTGCCCTTCAACATCTCAAGCATACGTACCGGGGTGTCTGATTGATGCCGAGCAGTTGGAATTCTGGGATTGATTttgccattcttttttttttttatttgtgtaatgtcttcttttcttaaaatgttttttttgtggcagaTATGCGTGTATAGGGTATTTGGTCAGTGATTTCCAGTAGAAACATGCTGACATTACACTGGAGCATGAGAACATCTCCATATTCTAGATTTCATAAAGCATTTTGTAAATGGTTAATGGttcataaatcttttttttaagttctcTCGGGTATACACCAGCACGTTACCAAGGTAACTGCAGATTGATCATTACCTGTAAAGGGGGTTCATTTTAACCTGTGTATGCCTGTGAAGGTAATGAATGGGAAAAGCCAGGCTTGAAGGGCAGTGTGTTGGCGGGATGGCCCAGGAGAGGGGGTCCGCTTCAGCCTGTCCTGACTGGCTCAGTCTggctctgtcctgctctctttctgtgcCTCGATGGTGATGTGTTGCATTGTCTATAGTGACGTTCCGCTGTCCTGATGCTCCACTATTAACAGCCAGATCAGTTCAATGTGCCTATTTCCACCTGACATGACGGGCATGGTCACTTCGTTCAGTCTCCCTGCTTTACATCACACGGAGTgcccaaaacacagcaaaatgagTTGAATGCACATGACCAAGggtgttggtttgtttgtttgtttgtttgtgtgtgtgtgtgtgtgtatgtattgttttctgtatggtttacatatcatccatatATGCAGCTTGATGTTAACTGAAACAACCAAGCTAAGCACTTTGCTAAAAGGTACTATAGCATTGCCTCCCCCAggagtcaaacctgcaacctttgggtaAGAGGCCTGCCTTTTCAACCACTTTCCCACACAGACAGGTTCTGATTTGATGTTTAAGGAGCAGAGATGTGTGTCACTCACagcctgtcttcctctgtcttaTTTGTTTGTGGTTCCTAGGCCTGGAATGTTCTGGCATTGGATGGAAGCAACTGGCAGAAAATCGACTTGTTCAACTTCCAGACAGATATTGAGGTGAGTGGTAAAGTGAGGACGGGGAAGAGGGGAGTTGGGTCAGGATGGGTGTGTTTCACGAGTCTCCTCAGATGgcagtgtctgtgagagtgtccTGTGATgacagtgtctgtgagtgtctctTGTCATGACATTGTCTGTGAGAGTCTCCTCTGGTGGTACCGTCTGTAAGGATATCCTGCGGTCGTAGTGTGTGAGAGATCCTCATGTGATAGTGTCTCCCAcctcctctctggctctcccctatctctctcactccttctcgGTCACTCTGTGTGGAAGGGGAAAGATTGGTTCATATAACAGAGTGtcgctctctctgctctgcagggTCGTGTGGTGGAGAACATCTCTAAGCGCTGCGGCGGTTTCCTGCGCCAGCTCAGCCTTAGAGGCTGCCTGAGTGTGGGCGACGCCTCCATGAAGTAGGTCCTGCTCAGTTCGGTTCGGCTCAGCCGGCTCCGATCCGCTTCGTCTTATCTCTTTCCTGCCCTGCCAACTTCGTTCCTGCCCCATCAGCTTCCCCACCTGCCCTGCCCCCCTACCTTCCCCTCAAGCCCCGAACCTCCCCTTTCCCATTTAGGTCTCTTGTATTTTGACACACAGCGTGGAGTAAgacctgtgtttattttaaaggccATGATGTGGTATTTGGTAAGATTCTGCTTTTGTTAATTACTATGTGAATCCAACTGACGcggtttccttttcttttttttttttaccccttaGGACTTTTGCACAGAACTGCAGGAACATCGAACACCTTAACCTGAATGGTTGCACAAGAATTACTGACAGGTGAGTACAGAGTGTGTGGATTTTCCATTCACCTCGACTTATGTGTGTAACAACAGAGATGTAACACTTGAAAAGAATCAATTGACAGGAGTGTTCAAGAAAAGCAAATATTCTCCTGTGTGACTGCTAGGGAATAGTTATCCTTCTCTGTGTAAACAGGGGCTTAAACCACTGATGGGGGAGTTCAACGTCATGAAACCTGTTGCACAGCCCTGAAATTCTGTCATTCGTTGACTTAATGAACCAAATTAATCTGTCCTCCATAGCAAAAAAGTATAATTGCTTCAGATCAGTGAGTTATTGATAGCCCGTGATTGCTCCTCCCATTTCAAGAagtctcactctcccatcactaccAAACACTAgccttcctgctctctcttacCCAGTTTCAATTTTTCTCTACTGGCATGACAAACATACCCTTGTACTGGCAAAGCATATACTCACATAACAGGTGGAACAATGGCATTACAAtactcttttctctgtctcttttctctctccccctcagcaCATGTGTAAGCCTCAGCAAATTCTGCTCCAAACTCAAACACCTGGATCTGACCTCTTGCGTGTCCATAACGAACCATTCGCTGAAGGCCCTAAGGTAAGACACATTTGCCTTCTGGACTGAAGAGTGTAGATCAAATTCTGTGTCAGAgtaactttattattttaatggccTGCACATCTGTCAGAACTTGATGGAATATTACTTAACATGTATCTTCGGTTGTTTAGAAGAATGTTTCCTCTAACTGAGGTACAAGTGAAGGCGTTTGTGCGTTAGTTCCATCTATTTGAGTTCCGTAAACATATCGATAACACCGGGAGATACTCAACACGGAGGTAATCAAGAATAATTAGTCGTTCAGTGGGGCCAGGAACAATCGATTGGGCTACAAATGAAGCTCGAGACTGCTGCCTGGAATTTGTGCAAGGGGCAGATGTTAACAAACATAAATCGAATGAGCACCTTTTGCTTAATGTTCTcatttgcacaaacacatcacCTGCAGTGCCTTTCTTTCGCAAAGAATTTACAGCAGGTTAAATGTAGGGATGagagctcagccagagtgaAAACCAGCAGACAGCATGCCGGCGGAACCAGTGGAGAGAAACTCTTCCCAGAAAGAGAGCACATGTTAACATCTGCAGGCCCCCCAGACTACCAGCAGAGGGCGAGGTGCCGTTACAGTGTGGATCATGGCGGGGGGCAGGGCTTATCACAGCATTGCTCAGCAGCTTCCTTATCTTCAGAAACATGTTCGTTTGTGTTGCCTATTCAGGTTTTCCCCTCATGCTAATCATTTAACCCATGACGGTGATGTCATAATCAGAGAATTTTCTTCTtaattggaaaaacatgaaataagtGACTGTTATTTGTGCGCACGTAGATACAAAGAGACAAATCATAATGAGTCTGGTGCAGCCGGAGGCTAATGCTAACTGAATCCATTAGAAAAGAGAATTCTGACAGCCGGAGAAGTAAGGTTTGATCAACACTAAAAAATGTAGCAGCATGCGTGTGTTGAAAGATTTAACGTTCATGAAGAACTGCTTGAGTTATTGTAATGCCGATTAATGCGAAACAAATTTGCAATACAACCAGTTCACAACTTTCTGAAAGCAGGCAAATGCTTGCTTCACAACTGTTTTGCCAGTCGGTTGTGGAACCCCTCTTGTTATAAACCGGGGTAAATCAGAACTGGACAGCTGCGTAACCTGtacaaaggaaaacagcagaTATATTACCTTCAATTTAAGATTTACTGCTAAAAATGCGGATGGACAGAGGCAGATGTACAGAAAGACATCTAGAGGTAGTTGCTGCACCTTCCATGTTGAAAGTTCATCATGTCAAGCTGTTTGGAGcgtctgcatgtgtctgtagAAATGCTGAGGTAAAAACCGTGAGATCTCCCGCCCACAGCGAGGGATGCAGAACCCTGGAAAACTTGAATATTTCGTGGTGTGACCAGATCACTCGGGACGGGATCGAGGCGCTGGTGCGAGGCTGTGGGGGCCTCAAGGCCCTGTTCCTGAGGGGCTGCACACAGGTGGGTGACACCCCTCACAGTGCCCCCTACGCCACAACATGTGTACTGCGATATTCATCGCCATAAAACACCGTACGACATACATAGGAGACCGAGGCTGCATGAAGTGGACACCATTTGTTGTCAGTGACTTACTTTTATGAACAATTTGTTGTTCTTCTTTAAGGAGAGCAAAGGCTTTTGAATCATTCAAGTGtctgattgacagcacatgccGTCCATTATAACTGCAACCCAACGTGGTCATTGATTTGaccctttgattttttttttatgacactCATTTTCATAGAAACAAAAAGCGTTTTGTTCTGTAGCAAAGGTTAGCTACAGTATATTACTGTACAATTATAGTATGTTTACAAAGCCAGGCACAGACATGTCTCCTCTGTTTCATCTTACTTCCTAAAGCACATTCCACTTGGTTATCCATTAGTTTGTTGATTATCTGTGTTTTGCTGGTGGTGTTTAAGGAACAGCTTGTCCAAAGTGTTAGAAAGAAGCGGCTTAGAATTACAATGTCTTGCTTAATGCTGCCCCCTTCAGGTTAAGTGCTAGTATGACATCATTTTTAACCTGACCCTCTTATTATGTACAGTGTTCTGGCTAAAGGGACTTTAGCTTCAGCTTCACGTGGTTTGCGATACACGACCCTTGTACACCTCAGATTGAAGTATATTTGGATGTGTACAGTACCTGCAGTACCCGCAGTGGATAGTCCATCCTTGCCTGCAATGGATAGTGTTAATTAAGCACTTCTGTACACACACCTACGGATGGGCAACATTACTTTACCCAGAGTCCCCACTCAATTACATCTTCCCTGTATAAGATCCATCTATTAAAATTGCAGTACAGGTTGTCTTAAATTACACATTAGTCAGCAAGATcgcctttgaaaataaaaaaaggtaatTCAGAGCTTCCTTAAGGTAACTTGGTTGAGTTAATAACCAATTGTAAAGATGGCTTGTATAAATGAATGGTGTGTACACAAGTGCTggtgtataaaaaaaaataaaaatgttgtagCAGCCAAATTAAAACACGGGGATGGACATTCAGCTCCCTTGCGAGGGTAGAGTGCAAGATGGAGGAGTGCTGTGCTGACCCTGGACAGTTGGTGCAGACACTTGTAATTATCGGCTGACACATTGCCACAGAGCTCCTGCATACTGAGGCTGCAGagcctttttcttttactttaaaTGAGCTCATTTCATTGACACCTGAGTGCAGGCGAAGCCCCAGTCATATTCTGGAATGCAGCAGTTCAGTAGAACCCTGCCTTCGCATGCCACCTTTTCTCGTTCTGCATGCTGGGGGAATCTGATTAATTCTTCAGCGTGTTTCAGCATTGCCTAACCAAGCTGAGTGAGGCCCCTTGACCCTGTGGATGGGGGTTAaacccatcccccatcccccgaTTCTCCTCTGAAACGACCCTGTGGCCAAGGCTAAAAGCACAGCTATTAACCTTATCAGCACTGGGAGCGTGTACTGCTGGCTGATATGGCTGTCACAGTAGTAGCTTGCAAAGGTAATTCATAGCGCCTTTATTGAGATGAAAGGGCCATTCGCGCTGAACATCCCTCATTCCGGTCATACCCAGGCAAGGCCAGCACACGCattcatttcccatgatgctgcCTCCTCATTCCCATCTGCAAAGCCTCTGGCATTTATGGAGGTGCAGTAAAATAGTGTTTTATCACACCACATAGAACATATAATGTGTGTAGGGATTCAGAGTGCAGTGGGATGTGCAAGGTATAAACATAGTTAATCAGCTCACATCTGAGGAGTTGACGTGTGAACAGTTGTGAGGAATGTGTAGATAGTctaataaaacactgaaacaccaCTGCAGTAATGGTAAATATACCACGTTGTggtttaatattaaataatatcaaACACAATTAGTAGATAATAATGATAGTAGTATATTGTTAGGCAAGTATTCCACTTTTTTCTACATGGGTTTTGTTCAAGCAGAAATTAGATTTAAGCTCAGAGGAGATTGTGCCAATCCGTGCAACATAGACATTACACCTCCTTTTTAATAAAGCCCTGGTCTAAGCGCACATCTCAAAGTATGTAAAAAATGCTAATAGGAATTATATATGATCTGCCGTTATGTTAAAATGGGAAAGCCTGTGGTGCATGCGTATGCCTTTGTGATGTTCCCTCCAGCTGGATGATGATGCACTGAAACACCTGCAGAGATACTGCCCAGAGCTCACGACAATCAACATGCAGTCGTGCACAGTAAGTGAGGGGGGCCTCGGAAGGgagggtttggggaggggggggcggtcCAGTTAACTGTGTAAAAACGGATTGGGTGAGAGAGGGTCTAACTGTGACCTCTGTGAAATGATccccttatttatttattttttttatcatgaatAATTACATAAAGTTAACTGTTTTCAATCCCACCTCGTGCAGCGTGAACAATAACGTTGGTCTGCAGAATTGTCTTAAGAGAGCATAAGAGACGATTTTTGACATtgtgctgtatgtctgtttttcttcaatGAAAACTGAGAAGGCTGGGGGTGGCTGTGCTGATtagtgccctctggtggtcagAGCAGTGTAGTGACGTCCAGTCCCTCTGCCCCCACAGCAGGTGACGGATGATGGCCTGGTCAGTCTGTGTCGCGGCTGCCACAAGCTCCAGGTCCTCTGTATCTCAGGCTGCAGTAACATCACCGATGCCTCCCTCACTGCCCTGGGACTCAACTGCCCCCGGCTAAAGTGAGCTCcgcccctcctcctgcccctcctcctaccagatctgcccctccccctgccctgtCCAGCTTCCCGATACTCTGCCCCTCCCACAACACCAAGCCTCTGGTTACTGGTCTCAGTTCGTTCACCTTGATGCCACGCCTTCACCTCGCAGTACGCAGTATGGCGGTGTTGCTGTATAGAAAGATGAGCCAACGGTGTGGTGTTTCTGTATGGAAACAGACAAATGGGGTGATGTTGCTTTTTGGAAACTGACTAATAGGGTGACATTGATCTGTGGAAATCGGCCTGTTGGCTGATTGTGCCCGGAGGGAAACGGGCCAATGGAatgatgctgttgctgtttcttttccagAATCCTGGAGGCGGCAAGATGTTCACATGTCACAGACGCAGGCTTCACAGTTCTGGCAAGAGTGAGTCCTTCTTTTGCGTTGTACTGATGAAAATTGTGATGTCTCTTTGTTATTTGGCTACTCATATGTATGTGTAGCTGCTTGCTTAGGTGAGCTGTGTTAAGCAGccatgggagagagaggccttAATGAACTCCAAAACTGCTGGATCTGTCATAACACCAAACCAAACACTGTTGATTGCTGTTTGTTGTGTATGTCTCTGCATTTATGTCTGTTAAAAAATGActcatgaaatgaaatactaACAGgctgtgacatttatttatgcaattcTGCTGGTATTTTGTCCTCTTGAAAATTCAACTTGTaccatatttttctttcagaattgtCATGAGCTTGAAAAAATGGATTTAGAAGAATGTATTTTGGTAGGTTTTTttgccaatattttttttttgaaatgccattttttaaattatttattgaaatgatgAAGGTATCAATATTAACTGTTTACCTTTTGTAAATTACCACTGCTAAATGATCACCGCTGATCTTTTCCTGGAGCCTTTCCTGAATTAAAAATTGGAAGAGGCTTTGTAACACCGATCACCCTTACtt
Encoded here:
- the fbxl2 gene encoding F-box/LRR-repeat protein 2, whose protein sequence is MNGITKGRFEVFSNSDEAPINKKLPKELLLRIFSYLDVVTLCRCAQVSKAWNVLALDGSNWQKIDLFNFQTDIEGRVVENISKRCGGFLRQLSLRGCLSVGDASMKTFAQNCRNIEHLNLNGCTRITDSTCVSLSKFCSKLKHLDLTSCVSITNHSLKALSEGCRTLENLNISWCDQITRDGIEALVRGCGGLKALFLRGCTQLDDDALKHLQRYCPELTTINMQSCTQVTDDGLVSLCRGCHKLQVLCISGCSNITDASLTALGLNCPRLKILEAARCSHVTDAGFTVLARNCHELEKMDLEECILVTDNTLVQLSIHCPRLQALSLSHCELITDDGIRHLSNSTCGHERLQVVELDNCPLITDVTLEHLKSCHNLERIELYDCQQVTRAGIKRIRAHLPEIKVHAYFAPVTPPPSVHGGGQRLCRCCIIL